The following coding sequences lie in one Apostichopus japonicus isolate 1M-3 chromosome 13, ASM3797524v1, whole genome shotgun sequence genomic window:
- the LOC139978452 gene encoding uncharacterized protein isoform X1, producing MHRQTVQKSCSSSPCRSIVVMETIMSSLLQGECVSSSETLKNLGEVVSNICETLTSCRNSLLQSKDTQTATDVHGGPLLHINFLISLFETNHCKMVQELQQRLIGDTKLFESLVWFLGNHSLLLAYSACKLLVAFLIHDAARLSKLKYLIHSCLETSSINKDYHYHQILLTFDLFRLLCKNPQIKESKNCCSCGEVQNTIWVNHADDMLEAMSCFVSLLRPFQFFSVEKRDSNCDVDAIASDLLSQEMKGFTNFQPRELEMLLISFLKMVKSFVKRSNKDKCRPFWFTIVDFLLNLLEKGLFNTRHSLRISLDILATVLQSRPKKDSVVLHAPLVQTARSICELINREWLNKLPCSTDPVGFGGFHFTESCPDQMRDLILLRKVTKLIFMSVQLMTEHDQGEKILHLQWSASSLGHLKTSIESLKLDSLSEFRSDWIIQLFADEDEMMVSVLFIALKTYNQIIKTFSFPDIATVPAWCELKHLLCPHLLFWNYLKLLDFDHSVLLDFLISSETNFLQYLTAYLHLMKCEWDKCCDVFMISSNSMHEITEHVSEVDYEEPEVPPKRIKKIANPPSNSDVTSCNYSEGDVTLNPAVNEPADSINSFVCHKEPNSRKDIETRNDGIKTDCEKVEINSGLDQVLSVLIRLRMSLERLQKRNMFPYSISPLIRSLLELEALYEQ from the exons CTGTCCAAAAGTCATGTTCATCATCACCTTGTAGGTCCATtgttgtcatggaaacaattATGTCATCATTGTTGCAAGGGGAGTGTGTGTCTTCATCAGAGACCCTTAAAAATCTGGGCGAAGTTGTCAGCAATATCTGTGAAACACTTACCAGTTGTAGGAATAGCCTGCTACAGAGCAAAGATACACAGACAGCAACAGATGTTCATGGTGGCCCTCTGCTTCATATAAACTTTTTGATTAGTCTTTTTGAGACTAATCATTGCAAGATGGTGCAAGAATTACAGCAGAGACTTATTGGTGACACAAAGTTATTTGAATCACTG GTATGGTTCCTCGGTAATCACAGTCTTCTCTTGGCTTACTCTGCTTGTAAATTGTTGGTTGCTTTTCTCATCCATGATGCTGCTAGATTG AGCAAACTCAAGTATCTCATTCATAGCTGTCTGGAAACCTCTTCAATAAATAAGGATTATCATTACCATCAAATACTTCTAACATTTGACCTCTTTAGGCTCCTCTGTAAGAATCCTCAGATTAAGGAAAGCAAGAATTGCTGTTCTTGTGGTGAAGTCCAGAATACCATTTGGGTAAACCATGCAGATGATATGCTCGAAGCAATGTCTTGCTTTGTTTCACTGCTGAGACCATTCCAATTCTTCAGCGTGGAGAAAAGAGATTCGAATTGCGATGTCGATGCCATAGCTTCAGATCTCCTCTCTCAAGAAATGAAAGGGTTCACAAATTTTCAGCCAAGAGAGcttgaaatgttattaatatcattCCTGAAGATGGTCAAATCATTCGTAAAGAGAAGCAATAAAGACAAATGTAGACCATTTTGGTTTACAATTGTTGACTTTCTGCTAAACCTTTTGGAGAAAGGTCTGTTTAACACAAGGCATTCCTTGAGGATATCTTTAGACATCTTGGCAACAGTTTTACAGTCGAGGCCGAAAAAAGATTCAGTGGTGTTACATGCACCACTAGTTCAGACAGCAAGAAGCATCTGTGAACTAATTAATAGAGAGTGGCTGAATAAACTACCATGCAGTACTGACCCTGTAGGCTTCGGAGGATTTCACTTCACAGAGTCTTGTCCCGACCAGATGAGAGATTTGATATTGCTTCGGAAAGTAAcgaaattaatattcatgtccGTACAATTGATGACAGAACATGATCAAG gagAGAAAATTTTGCATTTGCAATGGTCTGCAAGTAGCCTTGGCCATTTGAAGACATCTATTGAAAGTTTGAAGTTAGACTCATTATCAGAGTTTAGGTCAGACTGGATCATTCAGTTATTTGCAGATGAGGATGAAATGATGGTATCAGTCCTTTTCATTGCTCTAAAGACTTATAACCAGATAATTAAAACGTTTTCATTTCCTGATATTGCAACAGTTCCAGCCTGGTGTGAACTGAAACACTTACTGTGCCCTCATCTTTTATTTTGGAATTATTTAAAACTATTGGACTTTGATCATTCAGTACTCTTGGATTTTCTGATATCTTCTGAAACAAATTTCTTACAGTATTTGACTGCATATCTACATCTTATGAAATGCGAGTGGGACAAATGCTGTGATGTGTTCATGATAAGTAGTAATAGTATGCATGAGATTACAGAGCATGTCTCAGAGGTTGACTATGAAGAGCCTGAAGTTCCACCAAAGAGGATCAAGAAGATAGCAAATCCTCCAAGCAATTCTGATGTCACATCTTGCAACTACTCAGAAGGTGATGTTACATTAAACCCTGCGGTTAATGAGCCAGCTGACAGTATTAATAGCTTTGTTTGCCATAAAGAGCCAAACAGTAGGAAAGACATTGAAACTAGAAATGATGGAATCAAAACAGATTGTGAAAAGGTGGAAATCAATTCTGGTTTAGATCAGGTTCTTTCCGTTTTGATCCGTCTTAGGATGTCATTAGAGCGATTGCAGAAAAGAAACATGTTTCCTTACTCGATTTCTCCGCTCATTCGGTCATTACTAGAGTTAGAGGCTTTGTACGAACagtga
- the LOC139978452 gene encoding uncharacterized protein isoform X2 yields METIMSSLLQGECVSSSETLKNLGEVVSNICETLTSCRNSLLQSKDTQTATDVHGGPLLHINFLISLFETNHCKMVQELQQRLIGDTKLFESLVWFLGNHSLLLAYSACKLLVAFLIHDAARLSKLKYLIHSCLETSSINKDYHYHQILLTFDLFRLLCKNPQIKESKNCCSCGEVQNTIWVNHADDMLEAMSCFVSLLRPFQFFSVEKRDSNCDVDAIASDLLSQEMKGFTNFQPRELEMLLISFLKMVKSFVKRSNKDKCRPFWFTIVDFLLNLLEKGLFNTRHSLRISLDILATVLQSRPKKDSVVLHAPLVQTARSICELINREWLNKLPCSTDPVGFGGFHFTESCPDQMRDLILLRKVTKLIFMSVQLMTEHDQGEKILHLQWSASSLGHLKTSIESLKLDSLSEFRSDWIIQLFADEDEMMVSVLFIALKTYNQIIKTFSFPDIATVPAWCELKHLLCPHLLFWNYLKLLDFDHSVLLDFLISSETNFLQYLTAYLHLMKCEWDKCCDVFMISSNSMHEITEHVSEVDYEEPEVPPKRIKKIANPPSNSDVTSCNYSEGDVTLNPAVNEPADSINSFVCHKEPNSRKDIETRNDGIKTDCEKVEINSGLDQVLSVLIRLRMSLERLQKRNMFPYSISPLIRSLLELEALYEQ; encoded by the exons atggaaacaattATGTCATCATTGTTGCAAGGGGAGTGTGTGTCTTCATCAGAGACCCTTAAAAATCTGGGCGAAGTTGTCAGCAATATCTGTGAAACACTTACCAGTTGTAGGAATAGCCTGCTACAGAGCAAAGATACACAGACAGCAACAGATGTTCATGGTGGCCCTCTGCTTCATATAAACTTTTTGATTAGTCTTTTTGAGACTAATCATTGCAAGATGGTGCAAGAATTACAGCAGAGACTTATTGGTGACACAAAGTTATTTGAATCACTG GTATGGTTCCTCGGTAATCACAGTCTTCTCTTGGCTTACTCTGCTTGTAAATTGTTGGTTGCTTTTCTCATCCATGATGCTGCTAGATTG AGCAAACTCAAGTATCTCATTCATAGCTGTCTGGAAACCTCTTCAATAAATAAGGATTATCATTACCATCAAATACTTCTAACATTTGACCTCTTTAGGCTCCTCTGTAAGAATCCTCAGATTAAGGAAAGCAAGAATTGCTGTTCTTGTGGTGAAGTCCAGAATACCATTTGGGTAAACCATGCAGATGATATGCTCGAAGCAATGTCTTGCTTTGTTTCACTGCTGAGACCATTCCAATTCTTCAGCGTGGAGAAAAGAGATTCGAATTGCGATGTCGATGCCATAGCTTCAGATCTCCTCTCTCAAGAAATGAAAGGGTTCACAAATTTTCAGCCAAGAGAGcttgaaatgttattaatatcattCCTGAAGATGGTCAAATCATTCGTAAAGAGAAGCAATAAAGACAAATGTAGACCATTTTGGTTTACAATTGTTGACTTTCTGCTAAACCTTTTGGAGAAAGGTCTGTTTAACACAAGGCATTCCTTGAGGATATCTTTAGACATCTTGGCAACAGTTTTACAGTCGAGGCCGAAAAAAGATTCAGTGGTGTTACATGCACCACTAGTTCAGACAGCAAGAAGCATCTGTGAACTAATTAATAGAGAGTGGCTGAATAAACTACCATGCAGTACTGACCCTGTAGGCTTCGGAGGATTTCACTTCACAGAGTCTTGTCCCGACCAGATGAGAGATTTGATATTGCTTCGGAAAGTAAcgaaattaatattcatgtccGTACAATTGATGACAGAACATGATCAAG gagAGAAAATTTTGCATTTGCAATGGTCTGCAAGTAGCCTTGGCCATTTGAAGACATCTATTGAAAGTTTGAAGTTAGACTCATTATCAGAGTTTAGGTCAGACTGGATCATTCAGTTATTTGCAGATGAGGATGAAATGATGGTATCAGTCCTTTTCATTGCTCTAAAGACTTATAACCAGATAATTAAAACGTTTTCATTTCCTGATATTGCAACAGTTCCAGCCTGGTGTGAACTGAAACACTTACTGTGCCCTCATCTTTTATTTTGGAATTATTTAAAACTATTGGACTTTGATCATTCAGTACTCTTGGATTTTCTGATATCTTCTGAAACAAATTTCTTACAGTATTTGACTGCATATCTACATCTTATGAAATGCGAGTGGGACAAATGCTGTGATGTGTTCATGATAAGTAGTAATAGTATGCATGAGATTACAGAGCATGTCTCAGAGGTTGACTATGAAGAGCCTGAAGTTCCACCAAAGAGGATCAAGAAGATAGCAAATCCTCCAAGCAATTCTGATGTCACATCTTGCAACTACTCAGAAGGTGATGTTACATTAAACCCTGCGGTTAATGAGCCAGCTGACAGTATTAATAGCTTTGTTTGCCATAAAGAGCCAAACAGTAGGAAAGACATTGAAACTAGAAATGATGGAATCAAAACAGATTGTGAAAAGGTGGAAATCAATTCTGGTTTAGATCAGGTTCTTTCCGTTTTGATCCGTCTTAGGATGTCATTAGAGCGATTGCAGAAAAGAAACATGTTTCCTTACTCGATTTCTCCGCTCATTCGGTCATTACTAGAGTTAGAGGCTTTGTACGAACagtga